The Amaranthus tricolor cultivar Red isolate AtriRed21 chromosome 2, ASM2621246v1, whole genome shotgun sequence genome contains the following window.
tgtttattgtaatgtttattgtcatagttaattaggggattaattgggatgttacatgtgagtatatggtgatttatgagggaatactaagagtgttGAATACCTTGTCTATAAATAGGATCCATCACTCATAGTAATattcaccacaaacacacatattgagagggctattgcattgttagaaacttgagagtctTCTTACTTTGCTtaagtatttgtgatcttgagagattgttctcaagagaaggggaggtttattatacttgtaattgttgaatttaatataataaactacatttgagggggaggtatccaagatacctcatatacacttgtgttcatctttgcattaaatttttcttttttttttcattgttaaactTGTTTTAGGCTTTCATTTTCACAACTATTACAAAGTTTACTCTAAAAgctatgaaaaaaaaaactaagaaaaaacAAATGGTAACATCAAACGGGAAGGAAGTGAGTACTTCACATAATCACACTTGAAGATTAGACCTTGATCGTTTATAATTTTCTCAAAAAGAAGTTTTATCAATTGAGTTGTGATTTGAATTTCCATcgttgaaataataataataataataataataataataataataataataataataaataatttacaaatttaaaaaataataatctttGATGAATAGGCATGCACTACTAAATTAAAGTACACCACAGCGTTGTTTTACAAAAGTATAAAGATAAAAATTCTTAGTTGGAGAAGGTAGTGTGTCTATAGACTATTGCCATTAATCATGCTACAATCTACTCGTGCTATACCCAATGGGATTAGGGACTCTTACAAATTTTTCTTCATTGCTTTAATCTAAGAATTGCTCCAACCCACCAAGAGAATATggtacttcctccatttcaaaCTCTATTATGGTTATTGGACACTATTAATCagtttaagttattttaaatattgcaACTAATATGTAAGAAACAGTAGAGTCAAGAGAGAACTTATTtcaatcgtctaatcgcatttttttattatattatttttttttaatttttaaatacgcattgttcaatatataaataattcaaataacacattaaattgcgtaaaaattcaaatatagcGAGTATAATAAAACGCTAAAAGTAACCGTaagacaaacaaacaaacattaCATTCTGTACATGACTGAGTGAAtaaaaaaccaaaacaaaagGTTTGTGCTACAGATTTCatcaataaacaaacaaaactaaatTCAAAATATGTTCACAAGAAAATCATTTAGCTTCCCTTACATTCATCATCCTCACCATCTACATGTTCGGTTTATAGCTCacaaaaatcataatcaaagtgaatattaatttataacatcAAATCATACCCTTATCAAGAGAAATAAGAAGTTTCGGCCAGAAATTCCCTCAATTCAGGAATTCCCCACAAAAAACAAGAATTaacattaagctttaatggggCCATTGGTAATTGCAGTTGCAGAAGATCTCTTAATACTATCCATATGAGTAGTTTTGTAGACAGGCAATCCACTTGAACAACACCCATAAACATAATCAATTTGCAACTCAAAAAGATCAGAACTTGAATCACTTTCTGCTccatcatgatcatcatcatcatgattaaATTTCTTATGCTCTGTTTTCTCTTTATACCCATGATAAAAATTCTTTGATTTCTCAACTAACccattttttaatcttattttttcatCAAACCAATCTAAATTAAATGACCCTTTAATCTTCTCATCCTTACGAACATTTCCGTTCCCATTTTCTTGGATATTATACTTggataaagtagctaaaacatcCTTATAATcggaaaaactcttaaaatcttTGTAAGTTTTGGGGTATTAAGATTGTAAGGAGTTCTAAATCCAGAACTTGAAAACGAGTATATGATCGTCCAGTATCCCATGACTATAAATTTTCTAAGCTGCTTTTCAATCAATAGAACACACTTTTATGGTTTTCTTTGATGGGAGAAGAATAATAGTAAAACCTGTTGCACTTGCAGCAGCAGCGGTGACAGTCATATCACTATGAGACTAAACATTGACTGCGGAGCTGATAACCAAAGCCAAGTGTTTTCTCTCAGCTCCCATTGCCTCAGTGGCTTCCACACACTGTGCAGCTACCAAAGTGGCTGCTGAAGCCATTGCCAAATCGTGCACTGCCTATTCGTCCTTTCCAGATGATTTGGATGTAGTAGCAGTCGCAGCAGCTGTTGCTGCCACTGTGCAGCCACTGCAGAAACAGAAACAGCTGCATGGAGCTGCGCATTGTGCACTCGCAATTCCTCTTTCTTCTTTTCTCGTCTGTCCTTTAGCCACCTTCCTACAGTCTTCGCCTCGTTTTGTTTTGCTTAGGTGGAAGAAAATTCTCACCTTGGTCATTCAATTCAAGAGTAGGCTGCCGAAGATCACCAAGCCTCTTCGATCTTCGGGCTCCACTTCACAGCTCTGGCATCGTCCACAAATACAATTCACCTCTCTGGTGATTACAACATAATCACTTTCAACTCTCCTAACCAAATATAGAAATAATGTTAAACAACAAATGCTTGAAAAAATTATTAGCCATTAACAAACCATTCACACCTTCAACCAAATCTATCTAAACTACAAATATTCTGTATTTACCCACCTCCAAAAGTCCAAAAACAACACATTTAATATGCTAAAACAAGAGAAAAGATCAAGATATACCATTACAAAGAAACATGTTTTGAAATATAGAGTGTCAGagtattaacaaaaaaaattaacaatgatCAAGACTGGAAATATcagaaaattcagaaaattaacaaaatgatGCCAACCCCATGGTGAAGAATTGATAGcacaaaagaaaaatagtaATTCAAGCAATCAAAGGTAAAGAATTGAAATAGAAGTAAGAAAACAAGGCATGCCAACAGAATCACAGGATTAACATAAATAACAATGTGATGAAAAAACTTCAATGGATAAGTAAAGGATCAAAGTAGAGCATCAGAACCCTGATTTTTCACCCAAAACTAAAGTTTTCCTGAATGTGcataaatcaaaaacaaaactaacccaaaaaattaaagtttcattcgaaaaaaaaaatttaaagcctAAAAAACTTAATGAAAATCCAGAGTAAAAAAATGAATTGTCATTcgaaaatcaaaactaaatttccattaaaaaatcccaaaaaaaattaattcatacccaaaaataaataaaacctaGAAATTGAattttcatccaaaaatcaaaacTGAAAACGATttcatcaaataaaagaaaaactaaCCTTGAGAAGATAGAGTAAAATGATGGTAAACGAAGAAATCATAGTGTCGTTTATTCACTTATCTAAAAATCTGAAGGAAGGAGGATGCTAATCATTACCATTATTTGTTGGTTGAGATTTCCTCACATTTATCATCACAATCAGTGCTGGTTGAGGTTTGGGAGCAAGAAAAATCAGTTGAAATGAAGGAGATGGCTCAGTCGTACGAACAACCACATTTATGCAATCATTAGGCTCAAAATGCTTAGTTTTGCCCACAATGATAGTTTTCATAGCCATTTTGttgcttttcttcttttttgcCAGATTACACTTTGGTTTACTCCTTTTAACCTTCGAGATCTCATAATCCATGTCGTCTGTCCCCTCATCTACTTCGCAATTATCAGACCTATAATCTTCAACCAATTTCCAAACACGACAATGCTTTAGTGTACAATCTTCTTCATcataaatttctttattttgttcAGCTTCTGGTATAATTAAGCCTTCCTCACCTCCTTTCAATGTATCAGCTATCAAAAGCAGACTGATTACACAATTTACTGCTATACTCATTGATTTAGAATTGTATACCAAACTATATCCAAAGTTTTGATTAGCCAACCTAAGTTCAAATGGGTGATTCACGGTAAATTCACTTTCAATATAATTAAGCATTACTAAATAGGAAATATATCCACGCCTCCCTGCTGCATCTTAATGAAATGATATGACCAAGAAGTCCAATTCTAATCATTCTATCTTCGCATTTGAGTTTTGAAAATTCATGTTTTCAGCTTGAGACAACTCAAGATTCAAAATCTTCTCTCAAATCAATTAAACCTGAACATTAGGCTTCACTTCTGCCAACCAATCAATCAATTGTATTAATCATCAAATGAATATATAACCACATTCATCAAATGAATATATGGGTTCTATCACATTAAAATGATGAGCATGATCATAGGTTTAGAAAGATGAAGCCTAAAAAAGTTTAGCGAGAACCAGTAGTAGCAGAACGGTAGTCATCAAGACCTTCACAATGCCAAACTCCTCATGTACAACCTGCCCCACACAGCAtttacaaaaacaaataaaaagttattataTTGAAAAGTCCATGAACAAGTGTCATTGTGGCCCGTTAAAAGTCCATGAACCGACCCTTTTTAACGGGCTTGACTCTTCAGTTTTTAAACGGGGGCGAGCTTTTAAAGGGTCATTTTATTAACGGATATTTAACAGGCCGGGGCAGGCTTTTAAAGGTCAAATCTATTATATTGAAAAGTGTCATTAAAGGGTCGTTTTATAAAAAGCCAAGCCTTCCAACACATTACATAGTGCTTAATAAGATAGAAAACACAGGCGGCAGCTTCCATTATttccttcaatttctttttctcctCAACATCaatcccttttttttattaatgctACAATTCTATGCCCCAATTTAATTCCCTTCATAACCAAGGGAAAAATTCATTTATGCTTATGACATACCAATTTTGTTCCAGCTTTGATTCAGTAGATTGACATTTAGGAGCTAGGACCCCAACTACTTTACTCAAACCAAGCAACAATAAAGGATGAATGCTAAAGTAACTAAAAAACCACACATAAATCAATTTTCTTATACTTGTACGCCTTAATAAACAAGAGAATCGTCCTATTACCTTCCTTTTCTTAGGACTTTCATCTTTTATCTCCGGCAGTTTCATCATCTTTATTTGCAATGTCTTTAACATGCATCAACAATAATGAGCCACTGCCCTACCAAACTTTCCTGGTAAAAATAAGCTTCTAAaatcaaaaaaggatgaatgcTATTCTAACTTGTACTTGTCCTTCGCACTTCATCATCAGATTGATAATTAACCAGCAGTAGGCGGCAAAACTACCAGACCAACAACGGCAGCAGTAGGACAGCCTCCAGACCACCCACAGCACAGCATCATACACCTACAGCAATCAGCAAACACAGTCAGCATCATCTGATACAACAGGCAACAACATGCACATCATCTGATACAGAAAGCAGTAGGAACCAGACCAGCTTCGATTGCCAAACAGCAACAACCAGACACCATTAGCAGCTGAAAATAGAGGCTACGCAACCCAACAGCAGCTGATACAGAGGCAGCACTACCCATGGGTCACCAAGCAAAATACCCCATCAACCCCAGCCAGAACCACACAGACAGCACCAGCCCTTGACACATCAAGGCCAAGACAATCCACCTACAACAGACAGCAAAAACCCCTGCAAAATTTCACAAAGCAAAGCACAAGAATCTCTTGCGAATGCCACTCACAAagcacaaggatcaataaaaaagaaataatttctTCACTTGTGCAGTCCCACAATCATAGAAAActatcataaattaaaaaaacgtAGCAAATTTTCCTATTGATACTAATTGGCATCCAAAATTTTACACACACCAACAcacttttttgataaaatttcttaattaaTGGCTTAAGTTGGTGTAAATTATATCATGGGATAGTTAacctttaaatttaaatagcttaaaatcttttaaattattgattatatAGGGATTGAGGGAACACACAACGCAAAAGAACTTATGACCCTTTTAAAAGAACATTGACAAAGAACTAACCCAAGGAATCATCACATCATTAAGACAACAATTATACCCGAATTTCCAAAACAAAAGATCTAAGAAAAAACATTGTCGTCTCAAagtttaatataattacttcataatgaaaaatcaaaatgaaaataaaatgaaaatcaaaactaaactGAAAATCCAAtgtaaaactaaaatgaaaattagttaaCTGGAAATTTAACACAGATGCATATTTTTCATCAACCTCAAATGCATCATCAGTCAAACAATGCAAGTTATACACGATTTGAGGACTCCCAAACTCAAGGTACCAACCAAAATCCAATGCACCATTTCCTTAAATCAAATCCAATGTATCACAAATCATATACAcacaatatataaatcaaatccaatgtatctcatatatatatatatatatatatatatatatatattgagttgTGTAAGTGTTAAAAGTTTTGGTAGATTCACTATTGAGATTCAATTAGTAGTAGTGAATGTGAGTTTGTATGTATTGTGGTTTTGTCATTAATTATAAGGATTAGATTAAAAggatttaatgatttaaataatatataaaaaaaatcggGACAGCAACTACTATCTCTGCAGTTGTGCCCCGATCCGAGATGTTGAGTGTGTTTTGTTGTCGTTGTATTTATCCGATGGATTCAAAATTTGTTAaacgctaaaattaattaaaaattgttaatggatgttagaaattatgaaatttggtacccaaggtaattgatgtcTTCTGGACGCAGTGGTAAAGTCGGATTTTCCGTTTacattttctaaactgtccaaaaTGGCCGTTAAAGTTACTGGTTggattttaaattttggaaCTTTTGAAATTGGGAGAAATCATTTAAAATGGCTGAGAACCATATATGAGAACCATATTAGGAGCCGTAGGATGAGATTTAATGGCTGAGATTAACGCGCGTCTAATTAAGGGTATATTTGTAAATTCGCGTTATGTTGAAAAAACCCAGGTTTTGTTTTTCAGTTCCATTTGCATTCAACTCTGTTTCCTTCACCTTGTTCTCTTCAAGTACGAACCACCATTTTTGTCTATCTCAAATTCATCTTGCTTCCTTCAACCTTCATCTTTGCTTCTTACAATCGGCATTTTTGCCCTATAGACAGCCATTTGTGTATGTAGATTCAACCATTCTTACAATAGACATTTATAACTGACATTTGAGATTTTGTCTTTGCTTCACCATTATTCACCTTCAATCGGCACTCAAAAAAGCTTGTACTTTAGTAATGGTAAGTATAAGTTCACATTTTCGATTTTTCTGTGCGATTTTTGGATTTTTTGCtgcaaattttttgaaattgcGATTTTTCTCTGTGCGATATTGCGATATTGCGATTTTTGATTTGCAACATTTCAGAGGGTTTTTCATTATGATTAGTATCCATTTTGCTGTATTCTCATCGATTTAAGGTCTATTATTCACTCCTATTGAAATGTTTGTATCAATTTCTAACTGGTATTATGGTCTGCGATTTATGGTCTGAAGATTGTAAGAATATTGTTACCTTTACCAAAGAATTGTGTTATTTTTCAATGAAAGGTGTTGctttttggttaaatttgtGTTATGGATTATGTTTTAGGATGAAATTGAAGAATTTAGCGGCTCAACTGAGCATATGGAACCGTTACAAACTGTGACTTTTACAACCACTTATAACCTTGATGTTAACAATGCAAATTCTTCAAGTCAACTCATGGTAAGCctctatttatcaataatatgCAATAAAGTATATGCACAGTGTTACTTTTGGGTAGGAATTGTGATGATTTTTACACAAAATGTCTTACTTTTGCTTTAGGTTGCATTgcaatataataatgataaggctGGAACATCTTTAACTGAGCATATGGAACCCTTACAAACTGTGACTTTTACAACCACTTCTAACCTTTGTGATAATGCAAATTCTTCAAGTCAACTTATGGTAAGCCTTTATTTATCAATAGTATGTAGTAAAGTATGTGCACAGTGTTACTTTTAGGTAGGAATTGTGATAATTTTTACACAAAATGTCTTACTTTTTGCTTTAGGTTGCAGTGcaagataataatgataaggctGGAACATCTTTAACTGAGCATATGGAACCCTTACAAACTGTGATTTTATAACCACTTCTTTAAGTGAACatttatatgtaagtttatttataCATTTGGTGTTAATTTGTGTTGGAAATGTATTACTTTATGTTGAAAACGTGTTACTTTCAGTTGAAAACAATGTTGCTGGTATTGTGTTTCAGGGTACACCTACTCATAA
Protein-coding sequences here:
- the LOC130805537 gene encoding protein BIG GRAIN 1-like E, giving the protein MTVTAAAASATDFKSFSDYKDVLATLSKYNIQENGNGNVRKDEKIKGSFNLDWFDEKIRLKNGLVEKSKNFYHGYKEKTEHKKFNHDDDDHDGAESDSSSDLFELQIDYVYGCCSSGLPVYKTTHMDSIKRSSATAITNGPIKA
- the LOC130806290 gene encoding uncharacterized protein LOC130806290, yielding MLNYIESEFTVNHPFELRLANQNFGYSLVYNSKSMSIAVNCVISLLLIADTLKGGEEGLIIPEAEQNKEIYDEEDCTLKHCRVWKLVEDYRSDNCEVDEGTDDMDYEISKVKRSKPKCNLAKKKKSNKMAMKTIIVGKTKHFEPNDCINVVVRTTEPSPSFQLIFLAPKPQPALIVMINVRKSQPTNNGELKVIML